One genomic segment of Nocardia spumae includes these proteins:
- a CDS encoding DUF4244 domain-containing protein, with product MQAAVADDGMSTAEYAIGTIAAAAFGAVLYTVVTGDSIVNALTKIIDKALNTTV from the coding sequence ATGCAGGCGGCGGTAGCCGACGACGGCATGAGTACCGCCGAATACGCCATCGGCACCATTGCCGCGGCGGCGTTCGGGGCGGTGCTCTATACGGTGGTCACGGGGGATTCGATCGTGAACGCGCTGACCAAGATCATCGACAAGGCCCTGAACACCACGGTGTGA
- a CDS encoding oxidoreductase, producing the protein MSDVLQPLVDLPGVRDAADRARDALAEVHMHKANRRGWPTTAAEAAVRAARSSAALDGGATELPADGRVADPILAGALRVGQALDGDGLRNLVGVWQRAPLQALARLHLLAAADLVTDEIELGRPRADAGVADRLDLLAQTVLTSHAPAPVLAAVVHGELMSLRPFGSADGVVARAAARLVTVASGLDPHSLGVPEVFWLRRRQAYSDAVAGFAAGTAEGVGGWVVFCCGALEDGAREARSIADAAA; encoded by the coding sequence GTGAGCGACGTGCTGCAGCCCCTGGTCGACCTGCCCGGTGTCCGTGATGCGGCCGACCGCGCCCGCGATGCGCTCGCCGAGGTTCATATGCACAAGGCCAACCGGCGCGGCTGGCCGACCACCGCCGCGGAGGCGGCGGTACGCGCGGCTCGTTCGTCCGCGGCCCTCGACGGCGGCGCCACCGAACTGCCCGCCGACGGTCGCGTCGCCGATCCGATCCTGGCGGGTGCCCTGCGCGTCGGGCAGGCTCTGGACGGCGACGGCCTGCGCAACCTGGTCGGGGTGTGGCAGCGGGCGCCGCTGCAGGCCCTGGCCCGATTGCATCTGCTGGCCGCCGCCGATCTGGTGACCGACGAGATCGAACTGGGCCGGCCGCGCGCGGACGCCGGTGTCGCCGACCGGCTCGATCTGCTGGCGCAGACGGTACTGACCTCGCATGCTCCGGCGCCGGTACTGGCCGCGGTGGTGCACGGTGAGTTGATGTCGTTGCGCCCCTTCGGATCCGCCGACGGTGTGGTGGCCCGGGCGGCCGCCCGTCTGGTCACGGTAGCGTCGGGCCTGGATCCGCACAGTCTGGGCGTACCCGAGGTGTTCTGGTTGCGCCGCCGTCAGGCCTACTCGGATGCTGTCGCCGGATTCGCCGCGGGTACGGCCGAAGGTGTGGGGGGCTGGGTGGTCTTCTGCTGCGGCGCCCTCGAGGACGGCGCGCGCGAAGCCCGGTCGATCGCCGACGCCGCCGCTTAG
- a CDS encoding TadE family type IV pilus minor pilin: MTVEAAIALAGLVVVVVLCLGALLAASMQIRCVDAAREAARLAARGVESDALQTARRVAPPGAEVELRGEGEQIVATVRARAPLLPMLRLRAEAVAAREPGEP, translated from the coding sequence GTGACGGTCGAGGCCGCGATCGCACTGGCGGGCTTGGTGGTGGTCGTGGTGCTCTGCCTGGGTGCCCTGCTGGCGGCGTCGATGCAGATCCGCTGTGTCGACGCCGCCCGCGAAGCGGCCCGCCTCGCTGCCCGCGGCGTCGAGTCCGATGCCCTGCAGACGGCGCGACGCGTGGCGCCGCCCGGCGCCGAGGTCGAACTGCGTGGCGAAGGCGAACAGATCGTGGCCACGGTGCGGGCCCGGGCACCGTTGCTGCCCATGCTGCGGCTACGTGCCGAGGCGGTCGCGGCCCGCGAGCCGGGGGAGCCGTGA
- a CDS encoding TadA family conjugal transfer-associated ATPase, protein MSAVVSDDLLDRVRERLAAQPGEHDPARLAAAIRAEAGRVLGDTDLLRALRLLQTEMTGAGVLEPLLHDARVSDVLVTAPDAVWVDRGNGLERTSIRFSDEAAVRRLAQRLALAAGRRLDDAQPWVDGRLPEYERAPGESFGVRLHAVLAPIAQGGTCISLRVLRPIGHSLRDLTASGTLSAEAEYLLEKIVGSRLAFLVVGGTGTGKTTLLSALLARVDPAERIVCVEDAAELAPPHPHVVRLVARTANVEGAGAVTVRDLVRQALRMRPDRIVIGEVRGGEVVDLLTALNTGHDGGAGTVHANSPREVPARLEALAALGGMSREGLHSQLAAAVQIVLAMRRRGDGRRILQEIGLVTRDGDTAVRIETAWSADSRPATPARAALLHLLGEGRRR, encoded by the coding sequence ATGAGCGCGGTGGTGAGCGACGACCTGCTCGACCGGGTTCGCGAACGGCTCGCCGCCCAGCCCGGTGAACACGATCCGGCCCGCCTGGCGGCCGCCATCCGCGCCGAAGCCGGCCGAGTCCTCGGCGACACCGATCTGCTACGGGCGCTGCGGCTCCTGCAAACCGAGATGACCGGCGCCGGAGTGCTCGAGCCACTGCTGCACGATGCCCGGGTTTCGGATGTGCTGGTCACGGCACCGGATGCCGTGTGGGTGGATCGCGGCAACGGGCTGGAACGGACATCGATTCGCTTCTCCGACGAGGCCGCGGTGCGGCGGCTGGCGCAGCGGCTGGCCCTGGCCGCCGGCCGCCGGCTCGACGATGCGCAACCGTGGGTGGACGGGCGGCTCCCGGAATACGAGCGGGCTCCAGGAGAGAGCTTCGGGGTCAGGCTGCACGCGGTGCTCGCACCGATCGCGCAGGGAGGCACGTGTATCTCGCTGCGGGTGCTACGGCCGATCGGACACAGCCTGCGCGATCTGACCGCCTCGGGCACGCTCTCGGCCGAGGCGGAATACCTGCTGGAGAAGATCGTCGGGTCCCGGCTGGCCTTTCTCGTCGTCGGCGGGACGGGTACGGGCAAGACCACCCTGTTGTCGGCGCTGCTGGCCCGGGTCGATCCGGCCGAACGCATCGTGTGCGTGGAAGACGCGGCCGAGTTGGCGCCGCCGCACCCTCATGTGGTCCGGCTGGTCGCACGTACCGCCAACGTCGAGGGAGCGGGCGCCGTCACCGTACGGGACCTCGTTCGGCAGGCGCTGCGCATGCGTCCGGACCGGATCGTCATCGGGGAGGTACGCGGAGGTGAGGTGGTGGACCTGCTCACCGCGTTGAACACCGGACACGACGGGGGCGCCGGAACAGTCCACGCCAATTCGCCCCGGGAAGTTCCGGCCCGGCTGGAAGCCCTTGCGGCACTGGGGGGAATGAGCCGGGAGGGTCTGCACAGCCAACTCGCCGCGGCGGTCCAGATCGTGCTGGCCATGCGTCGCCGCGGTGATGGCCGGCGAATTCTGCAGGAGATCGGATTGGTCACCCGGGACGGAGATACCGCCGTGCGGATCGAGACGGCATGGTCCGCGGATTCGAGACCCGCCACGCCCGCCCGAGCCGCTCTGCTGCACCTGCTCGGTGAGGGGAGGCGGCGGTGA
- a CDS encoding HAD family hydrolase, producing MAEGDRSATDNQAAGDSGHPGHRNDVAARRARGTAETGSTPRIAAFFDLDKTVIAKSSAFVFSRPFFDQGLIDRRTVLESSYAHFLFMLSGADHDQMERMREHLTKMCAGWDVSQIRAIVAETLHELVDPLIYAEASDLIADHKIRGHDVVIVSASGEEIVAPIAAALGATHTAATRMVVENGKYTGEVEFYCYGQGKVEAIEKLAAAEHYDLSRCYAYSDSVTDLPMLAAVGHPTAVNPDRNLRREAVARDWPILTFSNPVSLWSRIPAPSSTTVAASVVVGLSAVLAGAVSYRLLRRRR from the coding sequence ATGGCCGAGGGCGACCGATCAGCAACGGACAATCAGGCCGCCGGGGACAGCGGACACCCGGGGCACCGCAACGATGTAGCAGCGCGGCGCGCGCGCGGAACTGCTGAGACGGGGTCCACACCCCGGATCGCCGCATTCTTCGATCTGGACAAAACGGTGATCGCGAAATCCAGCGCGTTCGTTTTCAGCAGGCCGTTCTTCGATCAGGGCCTGATCGATCGCCGGACCGTCCTGGAATCCAGCTATGCCCACTTCCTGTTCATGTTGTCCGGCGCCGACCACGACCAGATGGAACGAATGCGTGAACATCTGACCAAGATGTGCGCCGGCTGGGATGTGTCGCAGATACGGGCGATCGTGGCCGAAACCCTGCACGAACTAGTGGATCCCCTGATCTACGCCGAGGCTTCGGACCTGATCGCCGATCACAAGATCCGCGGCCACGACGTCGTCATCGTCTCGGCCTCCGGTGAGGAGATCGTCGCTCCCATCGCGGCGGCACTGGGCGCCACACACACCGCGGCCACCCGCATGGTGGTCGAAAACGGCAAGTACACAGGCGAAGTCGAGTTCTACTGCTACGGCCAGGGCAAGGTCGAGGCGATCGAGAAACTCGCAGCCGCCGAACACTACGACCTGTCGCGGTGCTACGCCTATTCCGATTCCGTGACCGATCTGCCGATGCTGGCGGCGGTCGGCCATCCCACCGCGGTGAATCCCGATCGGAATCTGCGGCGCGAGGCCGTGGCCCGGGACTGGCCGATCCTGACATTCTCCAATCCGGTGTCGCTGTGGTCGCGAATTCCGGCACCGTCGAGCACCACGGTGGCCGCCTCCGTGGTGGTCGGACTGAGCGCAGTATTGGCCGGCGCGGTCAGCTACCGGCTGCTGCGCCGCCGCCGCTGA
- the acs gene encoding acetate--CoA ligase: MTDTTAEHRDVYPPTAEFASAANADASIYDRAAADRDGFWAEQAQRLHWHQPWTRVSDWDNAPFARWFVDGKLNVAYNCVDRHVADGYGDQVAIHWEGEPGDSRAITYAQLQAEVSQAANYFTELGLVAGDRVAIYMPMVPEAIVSMLACARLGLTHSVVFAGFSPSALRQRVDDAEARLVVTTDGQWRRGKAAPLKEAVDEALYAHGDVPHSVEHVLVVRRTNIEVAWTEGRDLWWHETVARASKDHACSAFDAEHPLYILYTSGTTGKPKGILHTSGGYLTQVAYTHHNVFDHKPGADVYWCTADIGWVTGHSYIVYGPLANRATQVVYEGTPNFPDEHRHWQIIEKYGVTIYYTAPTLIRTFMKWGREIPDSHDLSSLRVLGSVGEPINPEAWRWYREVIGAGTAPIVDTWWQTETGAIMISPLPGVTAAKPGAAMAPLPGISAKVVDEEGNSVEINGAEAASSDRSAVVGYLVLDQPWPSMLRGIWGDNERYKATYWERFAEQGWYFAGDGAKIDADGALWVLGRVDDVMNVSGHRISTAEVESALVGHHSVAEAAVVGASDDTTGQGIVAFVILTGGSTESGQQLVDALKAEVSREISPIARPREIHIVPELPKTRSGKIMRRLLRDVAEGRELGDTSTLVDPNVFEAIRASNA, from the coding sequence ATGACCGACACCACCGCTGAGCACCGAGACGTGTATCCGCCGACCGCAGAGTTCGCCTCGGCGGCCAACGCCGACGCGTCCATCTACGATCGCGCCGCCGCCGATCGTGACGGTTTCTGGGCCGAGCAGGCGCAACGGCTGCACTGGCATCAGCCGTGGACGCGGGTATCGGATTGGGACAACGCGCCTTTCGCCCGCTGGTTCGTCGACGGCAAGCTCAACGTCGCCTACAACTGTGTGGATCGCCACGTCGCCGACGGTTACGGCGATCAGGTCGCCATCCACTGGGAGGGCGAACCGGGCGATTCCCGCGCCATCACCTACGCCCAACTGCAGGCCGAGGTCAGCCAGGCCGCCAACTACTTCACCGAACTCGGTCTGGTGGCCGGGGATCGGGTCGCGATCTACATGCCGATGGTGCCCGAGGCCATCGTGTCGATGCTGGCCTGTGCCCGGCTGGGCCTGACCCATTCGGTGGTGTTCGCCGGCTTCTCCCCCAGCGCGTTGCGTCAGCGCGTCGACGACGCCGAGGCGCGCCTGGTCGTCACCACCGACGGACAGTGGCGGCGCGGCAAGGCGGCACCGTTGAAGGAAGCCGTCGACGAGGCGCTCTACGCGCACGGCGATGTCCCGCACAGTGTGGAGCACGTCCTGGTGGTGCGCCGCACGAACATCGAGGTCGCGTGGACCGAGGGCCGCGATCTGTGGTGGCACGAGACCGTCGCGCGGGCGTCGAAGGACCACGCCTGCAGCGCCTTCGATGCCGAACATCCGCTCTACATCCTCTACACCTCCGGTACCACTGGAAAGCCCAAGGGCATCCTGCACACCTCGGGTGGCTATCTGACCCAGGTCGCCTACACCCACCACAACGTGTTCGACCACAAACCCGGCGCCGACGTCTACTGGTGCACCGCCGATATCGGCTGGGTGACCGGGCACAGCTACATCGTCTACGGTCCGCTCGCCAACCGCGCGACCCAGGTCGTCTACGAGGGCACCCCGAACTTCCCCGATGAGCACCGGCACTGGCAGATCATCGAAAAGTACGGTGTCACCATCTATTACACCGCCCCCACCCTGATCCGCACCTTCATGAAGTGGGGCCGCGAGATTCCGGATTCGCACGATCTGTCGTCGCTGCGGGTGCTGGGTTCGGTCGGCGAACCGATCAACCCCGAAGCGTGGCGGTGGTACCGCGAGGTCATCGGCGCGGGCACCGCACCGATCGTGGACACCTGGTGGCAGACCGAAACCGGCGCGATCATGATCTCCCCGCTGCCCGGCGTCACCGCCGCGAAACCGGGTGCGGCCATGGCGCCGCTGCCCGGCATCTCGGCGAAAGTCGTCGACGAGGAAGGCAACTCCGTCGAAATCAACGGAGCCGAAGCGGCATCTTCGGACCGCTCCGCGGTCGTCGGCTACCTGGTCCTCGACCAGCCGTGGCCGTCCATGCTGCGCGGGATCTGGGGCGACAACGAGCGCTACAAGGCCACCTACTGGGAGCGCTTCGCCGAACAGGGCTGGTACTTCGCCGGCGACGGCGCCAAGATCGACGCCGACGGCGCGCTCTGGGTCCTGGGCCGCGTGGACGACGTCATGAACGTCTCCGGTCACCGCATCTCCACCGCCGAAGTGGAATCCGCGCTGGTCGGGCACCACAGCGTGGCCGAGGCGGCGGTCGTGGGCGCCAGCGACGACACCACCGGGCAGGGCATCGTGGCATTCGTCATCCTCACCGGCGGCAGCACCGAATCCGGACAGCAACTCGTCGACGCGCTCAAAGCGGAGGTCTCACGCGAGATCAGCCCGATCGCCCGGCCACGCGAGATCCACATCGTGCCCGAACTGCCGAAAACCCGTTCCGGCAAGATCATGCGACGACTGCTGCGCGACGTCGCCGAAGGCCGCGAACTCGGCGACACCTCGACCCTGGTGGACCCCAACGTCTTCGAGGCCATCCGGGCGTCCAACGCCTGA
- a CDS encoding type II secretion system F family protein, translating to MSAISLALLWAAAALMLLPGRITPSARLRAARGITSPVPRPGLRTSTGDPLAIASALDLLVSCLRAGLPAAGAARAVAPTAPEPLCSGLRRAADLLALGADPVTAWERAAQEAPIAEMQSLARLVRRSARSGASLTGAVAELARQCRATVEDATAARAERAGVLISGPLGLCFLPAFVCLGIVPVVAGLAGRVLGGGPW from the coding sequence ATGAGCGCGATCTCCCTCGCACTGCTGTGGGCGGCCGCCGCCCTGATGCTCCTTCCCGGGCGGATCACACCGTCCGCCCGGCTCCGCGCGGCGCGCGGCATCACCTCGCCGGTGCCTCGGCCCGGGCTGCGCACATCGACCGGTGACCCACTCGCGATCGCCTCGGCGCTGGACCTGCTCGTGTCATGTCTGCGGGCGGGGCTGCCGGCGGCCGGCGCCGCTCGAGCGGTCGCTCCGACCGCACCCGAACCCCTGTGCTCGGGTCTGCGCCGCGCCGCGGATCTGCTGGCACTGGGCGCGGACCCGGTGACGGCATGGGAGCGTGCGGCGCAGGAGGCGCCCATCGCCGAGATGCAATCCCTGGCCCGGCTGGTCAGGCGATCGGCTCGCTCGGGTGCATCCCTGACGGGTGCGGTGGCCGAGCTGGCGCGGCAGTGCCGAGCCACGGTCGAGGACGCGACGGCGGCGCGCGCCGAACGCGCGGGCGTACTCATCAGCGGTCCGCTCGGATTGTGCTTCCTACCGGCCTTCGTTTGCCTGGGCATTGTGCCGGTCGTCGCCGGTCTGGCCGGTCGAGTGCTGGGTGGCGGGCCGTGGTGA
- the ssd gene encoding septum site-determining protein Ssd, giving the protein MNSVAAVPSPALVLVADRRLRDEVRRIAAAADRGLDERSMPVGRHVWAAAALVIVDAAAARTCVASGYPRRSGVVLVGGGESELEHWQAAAAVGAEQVIALPGATETLIEAFAAYAARDPGDGVVLAVVGAGGGAGASVFAGALALAAAAQRFRPQVLLIDADPLGGGIDLLLGIESVPGLRWPDLSVEDGRVGAQALHDALPAAAPGLGVLACSRPDGSYPDEIGTGAARAVVEAGRGAGDLVVCDISGSRGPHTDHLLDVADLVVFVVPARLRAVAAAGAAAADIARRNPNQALVVRGPAPGGLRGRDIAEALGLPLLSAMRAQPGLAGALERGGLALTRGPLRSGADAVLAVLPDGAR; this is encoded by the coding sequence ATGAATTCCGTTGCAGCAGTTCCATCTCCGGCGCTGGTGCTGGTCGCCGATCGCCGGTTGCGTGACGAAGTGCGTCGCATCGCCGCCGCGGCCGACCGTGGCCTGGACGAACGTTCGATGCCCGTCGGCCGGCATGTCTGGGCAGCGGCGGCACTGGTCATCGTCGACGCCGCCGCGGCCCGTACCTGCGTCGCATCCGGATACCCGCGGCGGTCCGGCGTCGTACTCGTCGGCGGCGGCGAATCGGAGCTGGAGCATTGGCAGGCCGCGGCGGCCGTCGGCGCCGAACAGGTCATCGCGCTGCCGGGGGCGACCGAGACGCTGATCGAGGCGTTCGCCGCCTATGCCGCGCGTGATCCGGGTGATGGCGTGGTGCTGGCCGTGGTCGGTGCCGGCGGCGGGGCGGGCGCCTCGGTGTTCGCCGGCGCGCTGGCACTGGCTGCTGCCGCACAGCGGTTCCGCCCACAAGTCCTGCTCATCGATGCCGACCCGCTCGGCGGAGGTATCGACCTGCTCCTCGGTATCGAATCGGTGCCCGGCCTGCGCTGGCCGGACCTCTCGGTCGAGGACGGTCGGGTTGGCGCGCAGGCGCTGCACGACGCGTTACCAGCGGCTGCGCCGGGGCTGGGGGTGCTCGCGTGCAGCAGACCGGACGGGTCGTACCCCGACGAGATCGGAACGGGTGCGGCGCGGGCGGTCGTCGAAGCCGGACGTGGCGCCGGTGATCTCGTGGTGTGCGATATCTCGGGCAGCCGCGGGCCGCATACCGATCACCTGCTCGATGTCGCCGACCTTGTCGTTTTCGTGGTCCCCGCCCGGCTGCGCGCGGTCGCGGCCGCCGGCGCCGCGGCGGCCGATATCGCGCGGCGAAATCCCAACCAGGCGTTGGTGGTTCGCGGTCCTGCGCCCGGTGGGCTGCGCGGGCGGGATATCGCCGAGGCGCTGGGTCTGCCGCTGCTTTCCGCTATGCGCGCACAGCCGGGCCTGGCCGGTGCCCTCGAGCGGGGTGGCCTGGCACTGACGCGGGGGCCGCTGCGATCGGGCGCCGACGCGGTGCTGGCGGTACTTCCGGATGGTGCCCGATGA